A window of Massilia sp. NR 4-1 genomic DNA:
AAGCGCAAGCCGCACCAGCTGTCCGGCGGCCAGCAGCAGCGCGTTGCCCTGGCGCGCAGCCTGGCGAAACGCCCGCAACTGCTGCTGCTGGATGAGCCGCTCGGCGCCCTGGACAAAAAGCTGCGTGAACGCACCCAGGTCGAACTGGTGAACATCATCGAGCAGGTCGGCGTGACCTGCGTGATGGTGACGCACGACCAGGACGAAGCCATGAGCATGGCCACCCGCATCGCCGTCATGAGCGAAGGCCGCATCCTGCAAGTGGGCGCGCCTGGCGAAATCTACGAAACCCCGAACTGCCGCTTCGTGGCCGACTTCATCGGCTCGGTCAACCTGTTCCAGGGCCGTGTCACCGAAGACGCGCCGGACCACGTCATCATCGACACGCCAGAAGGCCAGCACTACGTCACCCACGGCATCACCGGCACCGACCATATGGAAGTGAGCGTGGCCGTGCGTCCCGAGAAGATTGTGCTGCAGCTGGAAGCGCCGCTTCCCGAGCAGCGCAGCCACCAGGGCGAGAATGGCCGCAACTGCATGCAGGGCACCATCGCCTCGATCTCCTACTTCGGCAATGAGACCCACTATGTGGTCCGTCTCGCTTCCGGCATGGACCTGAAAGTGGCGCGCACCAATGCGGCCCGCCACGAAGAGTCGGGCTTCCAGCGCGGCCAGCGCGTATGGGCCTGGT
This region includes:
- a CDS encoding ABC transporter ATP-binding protein; the protein is MTTASPAASAAAGQPFLFIRNLVKDFDGVRAVNDVSVTINKGEIFALLGSSGCGKSTLLRMLAGFETPTSGAIQLGGQDIISVPPYERPINMMFQSYALFPHLTVWDNIAFGLRRDGLPKDEIAARVEQMLSLVQLSAYGKRKPHQLSGGQQQRVALARSLAKRPQLLLLDEPLGALDKKLRERTQVELVNIIEQVGVTCVMVTHDQDEAMSMATRIAVMSEGRILQVGAPGEIYETPNCRFVADFIGSVNLFQGRVTEDAPDHVIIDTPEGQHYVTHGITGTDHMEVSVAVRPEKIVLQLEAPLPEQRSHQGENGRNCMQGTIASISYFGNETHYVVRLASGMDLKVARTNAARHEESGFQRGQRVWAWWDGSDVVVLTS